AATGACGCAAATGGGAAGATTTAGAAAAGGTGATTTTGATTAATAAATATATAAATTTATATTAAACTAATCTTTAAGTGTTCGTAGGCGGCGTTGGTTGCCAGACGACCGCGGGGAGTACGGTTTAGGAGCCCTAATTGCAATAAAAACGGTTCGTGAACTTCTTCTATTGTCGCAAGCTCTTCACGAGTGGCGGCGGCTAGAGTTTTTAGTCCAACTGGTCCGCCATTA
Above is a genomic segment from Parcubacteria group bacterium CG10_big_fil_rev_8_21_14_0_10_36_14 containing:
- a CDS encoding Holliday junction branch migration DNA helicase RuvB: NTDREILRTIILKFNGGPVGLKTLAAATREELATIEEVHEPFLLQLGLLNRTPRGRLATNAAYEHLKISLI